A window of the Plasmodium vivax chromosome 12, whole genome shotgun sequence genome harbors these coding sequences:
- a CDS encoding hypothetical protein, conserved (encoded by transcript PVX_116680A), with product MQYDRVQALVEQFQEDKYVLRAYGKIYALNRCKAYRSVRVEDVERRRRASGRGEERPANRSGEEHPAKGGGEQDANRSGEPPANESAKHAANRSAKHPASGKCAAPQLEGLTRIVDETLRHYTNETLNQFCENDEELARVYSQIDQCSSLCQEVDLVLTNHKNEITCISRDINEIQTLTETMNQKLHNRKVTLELLNTYIRIILVTPQLICAICKGNINEQFIENVKVLTKKLENCKHCSFDAYPSIRSSHVELLKLKNKAIDRIHRFFLNSINDIQCKRSNVHFVQQHLGRFHELNGFLYNNCKEIYTHLVKEYVAIMNRTYYNLFRSYLQDLEKKKVVFNGEMTVGGWAGAHEDCAGGCSDPHSGSSSWQVNWQANRANLANRANWQTNRSNWQANRANLASPPGEAGDSLVPGIHANLSLLSAKNKMMNMLGFGSRGGAASQDRKESLFPLNGRAGVLLDLAYHPGGGTLSREAFSGEAPTGEPPIGEPPASKPPTAEPLTAATPPVIFPADDRPHFFEAIYKSVSKLFLDTGTAEYLFLCNFFRNYESHEFLFLYVYSKTLSLHFDFLHVYLSDTFDVISLFCIYMINMHNGCLAKRRGIAPLYEFIHRVQSLVWNRIDYIVGENVKSLATPLEVGRHTPANPPQQKNHLYHFFHLNSAQAGSPSSECASPEGVFTTSAATHLGSTDQGEPDEEAIIRNASLQYGSSYEGVTHTNRHPQSDGTPPHGHTHPVVKRFADFYCSLVVLTKLSLHFEKQHHVRMCCGVVSPNEKGSPQGKKTPPSTTVGAPPGEELPHKEEDPISADRDSGKRPNSSDPSGGDLQNVKQNVKHTIKEKRRSDKADSQVGLTDGGENPPQGNRAKDAQHNMEGSPQTAQHTKGDQPVEEKYSHLKDLIGRLEESIIDVLAVHKNQFAHTREQLLFLINNYCHVIDVMKRNTIEEEKIERFEALLKKEINAYVEHQLNHYATDLILFVCTHEQMVDKLKKDGQHPSDFTSEIDAKLMESVAVQFTTKWKNLFKNIKQEVTLSFSHTDTSAQILKMLNTQILLYFTRFHQLLKGFFARAQPPPCVQNLPSVDVVLVQIKRDAKGGDS from the coding sequence ATGCAGTATGATCGCGTGCAGGCGCTGGTGGAGCAGTTCCAGGAGGACAAGTACGTTCTGAGGGCTTACGGGAAGATCTACGCCCTGAACAGGTGCAAGGCGTACAGGAGCGTGCGCGTGGAGGACGTGGAGAGGCGCAGGCGCGCCAGCGGAAGAGGAGAGGAGCGCCCCGCCAACAGAAGTGGAGAAGAGCACCCCGCGAAGGGGGGTGGAGAACAGGACGCAAACAGAAGTGGAGAACCCCCCGCCAACGAAAGTGCTAAACACGCCGCAAATAGAAGTGCTAAACACCCCGCCAGCGGGAAGTGCGCCGCCCCCCAACTGGAGGGCCTCACCCGGATCGTGGACGAAACGCTCCGCCACTACACGAACGAAACGCTAAACCAGTTCTGCGAAAACGACGAAGAGCTGGCGCGAGTCTACAGCCAAATCGACCAGTGCAGCTCCCTCTGCCAGGAGGTGGACTTGGTGCTAACCAaccacaaaaatgaaatcacATGCATCTCAAGAGATATAAACGAAATACAAACCCTCACCGAAACGATGAACCAAAAATTGCACAACAGAAAGGTCACTCTAGAGCTACTCAACACCTACATTAGAATCATTCTAGTTACTCCACAGTTGATATGTGCAATTTGCAAGGGAAATATTAATGAGCAATTTATAGAGAACGTAAAGGTACTTACGAAGAAGCTAGAGAACTGTAAGCACTGCTCCTTCGATGCCTACCCGAGCATCCGTTCCTCCCATGTGGAGCTACTCAAGCTGAAGAATAAAGCCATTGATCGCATCCataggttttttttaaacagtATCAATGACATACAGTGTAAAAGGAGCAATGTGCACTTCGTGCAACAACACTTGGGGAGGTTCCACGAGCTCAATGGGTTCCTCTATAATAACTGTAAGGAGATTTACACCCACTTGGTGAAAGAGTACGTGGCCATTATGAATCGAACGTATTACAATCTCTTCCGGAGCTACTTGCAAGAtttggagaagaagaaggtcGTGTTCAATGGGGAGATGACTGTGGGGGGGTGGGCAGGTGCGCATGAGGACTGCGCCGGCGGGTGCAGCGACCCGCACAGTGGCTCCTCCAGCTGGCAGGTCAACTGGCAGGCCAACAGAGCCAATTTGGCCAACCGAGCCAACTGGCAGACTAACCGATCTAACTGGCAGGCGAATCGAGCCAACTTGGCGAGCCCCCCTGGGGAAGCGGGCGACTCCCTCGTGCCGGGGATACACGCCAACCTGAGCCTCCTCTCAGCGAAGAACAAGATGATGAACATGCTGGGCTTCGGCTCCAGGGGGGGCGCGGCCTCGCAGGACAGGAAGGAGAGCCTTTTCCCGCTGAACGGCCGGGCCGGCGTGCTGCTCGACTTGGCCTACcacccggggggggggacgCTCAGCAGAGAAGCGTTCAGCGGAGAAGCGCCCACTGGAGAGCCGCCAATTGGAGAACCACCCGCTTCCAAACCGCCAACCGCAGAACCGCTAACCGCTGCCACCCCGCCGGTCATCTTCCCCGCGGACGACCGCCCGCACTTCTTCGAGGCGATTTACAAATCCGTGAGCAAGCTCTTCCTCGACACGGGCACAGCGGAGTACCTCTTCCTCTGCAACTTCTTCCGGAACTACGAGAGCCACGAGTTTCTGTTCCTCTACGTATACTCGAAGACGCTCTCCCTCCATTTCGATTTCCTGCATGTCTACCTCAGCGACACGTTTGATGTCATTTCGCTCTTCTGCATCTACATGATTAATATGCACAATGGGTGCCTGGCCAAGAGGAGGGGCATCGCCCCCCTGTATGAGTTTATCCACCGGGTGCAGAGCCTCGTGTGGAACCGAATCGACTACATCGTTGGGGAGAACGTCAAGTCGTTGGCGACTCCCCTCGAAGTGGGTCGCCACACCCCCGCTAACCCCCCCCAGCAGAAAAACCATTTataccattttttccacctgaACAGTGCCCAGGCGGGGAGCCCTTCCAGTGAGTGTGCCTCCCCCGAGGGGGTGTTCACCACATCTGCAGCGACCCATTTGGGTTCTACGGACCAGGGGGAGCCCGACGAAGAGGCAATCATTCGAAATGCCTCTCTCCAATATGGCTCTTCTTACGAGGGGGTTACCCACACGAACAGACACCCCCAATCAGATGGCACTCCCCCCCACGGCCACACACACCCCGTAGTTAAAAGATTTGCAGATTTCTACTGCTCCCTAGTTGTGCTCACCAAACTgtctctccattttgagaaACAGCACCATGTGAGGATGTGTTGCGGGGTGGTCTCCCCAAATGAGAAGGGAAGCCCACAAGGAAAGAAGACCCCCCCTTCCACCACAGTGggtgccccccccggggaagaGCTTCCCCATAAAGAGGAGGACCCCATCTCAGCAGATCGTGATAGCGGGAAAAGACCCAATTCGAGTGACCCCTCTGGTGGTGACctgcaaaatgtgaagcaAAATGTGAAGCATACGATAAAGGAGAAACGCCGAAGCGATAAAGCGGACAGCCAAGTCGGGTTAACTGACGGTGGGGAaaaccccccccaggggaacCGCGCAAAAGACGCACAACACAACATGGAGGGATCGCCCCAAACGGCTCAGCACACGAAAGGAGACCAACCcgttgaagaaaaatacagCCACCTAAAGGACCTCATCGGAAGGCTAGAAGAAAGCATAATCGACGTGCTAGCGGTCCATAAGAACCAGTTTGCACACACGAGAGAGCAGCTCCTCTTTCTCATTAACAACTACTGCCACGTGATAGACGTGATGAAGCGGAACACCattgaggaggagaagatcGAGCGGTTCGAAGCACTCCTtaagaaagaaataaacgCTTACGTGGAGCACCAGCTGAACCACTACGCGACGGATTTGATTCTGTTCGTCTGCACGCATGAACAGATGGTGGACAAGTTAAAGAAAGATGGCCAGCATCCCAGTGATTTCACATCTGAAATAGATGCAAAATTAATGGAATCTGTGGCGGTTCAGTTTaccacaaaatggaagaaccTTTTTAAGAACATCAAACAGGAAGTTACTCTCTCCTTTTCCCACACGGATACCTCCGCACAAATTCTGAAAATGCTAAACACACAGATTCTGTTGTACTTCACCAGGTTCCATCAGCTGCTCAAGGGGTTCTTCGCCCGCGCCCAGCCGCCCCCCTGCGTGCAGAACCTGCCCTCCGTCGATGTGGTCCTCGTGCAGATTAAGAGGGacgccaaggggggggactcctag
- a CDS encoding hypothetical protein, conserved (encoded by transcript PVX_116685A), which produces MFFTYVVRPGEAPEGRGPQFEPFWDFFMNFNLRVGFLIQFISYILLVCSITLIGKNPLGILKFLRALPGSVGNAPMPLVLFSIGGFLLGTLLIMSFLQLTEDDSSIKQSRGYRAGTKFLLQATSMGTVSWSLSLICLMASSYYFDDPWMEEKIGAGSSWILYFSSRLIDAFCLFLYGSGCFFLEVYHSEGAGEAWGWICGVCFIATAFVEVLALTLFNSVLFESLDWFYCLFLGMSLFFSVVWGLLFEPISHRYDVKLTQSAMRNEYYKSRNAMAYYGPAVVTANGELDIEASTENVTSCKQC; this is translated from the exons ATGTTTTTCACGTACGTGGTGCGCCCGGGGGAAGCCCCAGAAGGCCGCGGGCCCCAGTTTGAGCCATTTTGGGACTTCTTCATGAACTTTAACCTGCGCGTAGGATTCCTCATCCAGTTCATTTCGTACATCCTGTTGGTCTGCTCTATAACATTAATTGGGAAGAACCCCTtgggaattttaaaatttttgaggGCACTACCAGGAAGTGTCGGCAACGCGCCAATGCCGTTGGTCCTTTTTAGTATAGGGGGGTTTCTCCTGGGGACGCTACTGATCATGTCGTTTTTGCAGTTGACTGAGGATGACAGCAG CATCAAGCAATCGAGAGGGTACCGAGCCGGGACGAAGTTTTTGCTGCAGGCCACGTCCATGG GCACCGTGTCTTGGAGTTTGTCCCTAATCTGTTTGATGGCATCTTCCTACTACTTCGACGACCCCTGGATGGAGGAGAAGATCGGAGCGGGTTCGTCATGGATTCTATATTTTAGCTCAAGGCTGATAGATGCATTCTGTCTATTTCTGTACGGATCTGGCTGTTTCTTTTTGGAGGTGTATCATTCCGAGGGGGCTGGAGAAGCTTGGGGGTGGATATGTGGGGTCTGTTTCATAGCAACGGCCTTCGTAGAAGTGTTAGCCTTAACCCTATTTAACAGTGTGCTGTTTGAATCCCTGGATTGGTTCTACTGCCTCTTCCTAGGAATGAGTCTCTTCTTCAGTGTGGTTTGGGGCCTGCTGTTTGAACCTATAAGCCACAGATACGATGTCAAGTTAACCCAGAGTGCCATGCGAAATGAGTACTACAAATCCAGGAACGCCATGGCCTACTATGGCCCCGCCGTTGTGACTGCGAATGGGGAGCTGGACATTGAGGCGTCGACTGAGAATGTGACTTCGTGCAAGCAGTGTTAG